In Aegilops tauschii subsp. strangulata cultivar AL8/78 chromosome 3, Aet v6.0, whole genome shotgun sequence, one genomic interval encodes:
- the LOC109775662 gene encoding glutamate decarboxylase: MVISHSSSGPGESAYNTFSSRYAGVELPRYRMPENSIPKETAYQMITDELMLDGNPRLDLASFVTTWMEPECDKLIMDSINKNYVDMDEYPVTTELQNRCVNMIAHLFNAPINEDEKAIGVSTVGSSEAIMLAGLAFKRKWANKRKEEGKPYDKPNIVTGANVQVCWEKFARYFEVELKEVKLTEGYYVMDPLKAVEMVDENTICVAAILGSTLTGEYEDVKLLNDLLVEKNKETGWNVPIHVDAASGGFIAPFLHPELEWDFRLPLVKSINVSGHKYGLVYPGVGWVVWRSKDDLPEELIFHINYLGTDQPTFTLNFSKGASQIIAQYYQLIRLGFEGYKHIMENCQANAAVLREGMEATGRFSIVSKEDGVPLVAASLKDSTKFSVFDVSENLRKFGWIVPAYTMAPDAEHVAVLRVVIREDFSRSLAQRLLADINKVLHELDAHAAHAIKVTAPTATQNGNGVDGDDTVTQKSVLDTEKRFVAACMSLVKKNKKTGVC, from the exons ATGGTGATCTCGCACTCGAGCTCCGGCCCCGGCGAGTCCGCGTACAACACCTTCTCGTCGCGCTACGCCGGCGTGGAGCTCCCGAG GTACCGGATGCCGGAGAACTCGATCCCCAAGGAGACGGCGTACCAGATGATCACGGACGAGCTGATGCTGGACGGCAACCCGCGGCTGGACCTGGCGTCCTTCGTCACCACGTGGATGGAGCCCGAGTGCGACAAGCTCATCATGGACTCCATCAACAAGAACTACGTCGACATGGACGAGTACCCTGTCACCACCGAGCTCCAG AACCGTTGTGTCAATATGATTGCTCACTTATTCAATGCACCGATAAACGAGGATGAGAAAGCTATTGGAGTCTCAACAGTTGGATCCTCGGAAGCAATAATGCTTGCAGGCCTTGCGTTCAAGAGGAAGTGGGCAAATAAAAGGAAGGAGGAGGGGAAGCCATATGACAAACCCAACATTGTTACTGGTGCAAATGTTCAG GTTTGCTGGGAGAAATTTGCTAGATATTTTGAAGTAGAATTGAAGGAGGTCAAGTTAACTGAAGGATACTATGTAATGGATCCTTTGAAGGCCGTTGAGATGGTGGATGAGAACACTATATGTGTTGCAGCCATCTTGGGATCAACTCTCACTGGAGAGTACGAAGATGTCAAACTATTGAATGACCTTCTTGTGGAAAAGAACAAGGAAACGGG GTGGAATGTGCCAATCCATGTTGATGCTGCTAGTGGAGGATTTATCGCTCCTTTCCTACATCCTGAGCTTGAGTGGGACTTCAGGCTACCATTGGTGAAGAGCATAAATGTTAGTGGACACAAGTATGGCCTTGTCTACCCTGGTGTTGGATGGGTCGTTTGGCGGAGCAAAGACGATTTGCCCGAAGAACTCATTTTCCATATAAACTATCTAGGGACAGATCAGCCCACATTTACACTGAACTTCTCCAAAG GTGCAAGCCAGATAATTGCACAATACTATCAACTGATACGCCTTGGCTTCGAG GGATACAAGCACATCATGGAGAATTGCCAGGCGAATGCAGCCGTGCTGAGGGAGGGCATGGAGGCCACTGGCCGATTCAGCATCGTGTCCAAGGAGGACGGCGTGCCATTAGTCGCCGCCTCGCTCAAGGACAGCACCAAATTCAGCGTGTTCGACGTCTCTGAGAACCTGCGGAAATTCGGCTGGATCGTGCCAGCCTACACGATGGCTCCGGATGCGGAGCACGTCGCCGTCCTCCGTGTGGTCATCAGGGAGGACTTCAGCCGGAGCCTCGCCCAGCGGCTCCTCGCGGACATCAACAAGGTCCTGCACGAGCTGGACGCGCATGCAGCCCATGCCATTAAGGTCACTGCTCCTACCGCAACACAAAACGGCAATGGCGTCGACGGCGACGACACCGTGACACAGAAGAGCGTCCTGGACACCGAGAAGAGGTTCGTTGCGGCCTGCATGTCCCtggtaaagaaaaataaaaagactGGAGTGTGCTAA